AGCCCCTGTATCCTTCACCTTGGTAATGAGGTCCGTAAGGTACTCCTCCACAGTGGGGTCCGGGTGGTGGTGGGGAAAACGGCCATCCATCTCACAGTAAATGGCCTCCACTTGACACCCCAGGTTGCGCATGATGGGCACGGCCACGGCGCCTCCCGTCCCGTTGCCGGCATCGACCACCACCTTGACCTCTCGCCCCACCTTGATGTTCGCCAGGATATGGTGGTGATAGTCCTTAATGATGTCGTAGGTGGATAGGTTCCCCTTTCCCTGGATATAATCCCTTTTCTCGATGATCTCCCGCACCCTCTGCAGTTCTTCTCCGTAGATAGGGTCTTTCCCCACACAGATCTTAAAGCCGTTGAACTCCGGAGGGTTGTGACTTCCGGTGATCATCACCCCCCCCTCCTGCCCCAGGTGAACGATGGAAAAGTACAGCAAAGGCGTGGGGCAGATCCCTACATCGGTGACCTCCATCCCACTGGCCAAAAGCCCCTTCAGGAGGGAATCGAGGAAGAGGTCGGAGCTGAGGCGACAATCCCTGCCCAACGTGATCCGTTTGACCCCATGATGGACGAAATAGCTACCACACCCCCTTCCCAACTCCTGGACGGTCTCCTCGGTGAGGTCCTCACCCACCACTCCTCTGATGTCGTATTCACGGAATATCTTGGGGTTCATTGTATCCTCCGCTGTCCCATTCTTTTAGAAAAGAATCGGATGGCTAAAAAGCCCAGGACCAATAAAACCACAAAGGCAATGCTGAAGATATCTATGTATTCGGTCAGATAAGACTTCACGGTCTCCCCGAAGAGGAAGATCATCAGCCCCACCGCAAAAAAACGAGCGCTCCTGCTCACAAGAGAGATAAAGATGAACCGTTTGAGATCGAGGACGAATACACCTGCCGAAATGGTAAACACCTTATAGGGTATGGGGGTAAATCCAGCAATACCCACAGCCCACACGTCATATTTCTGATAATAGCGCTCAACCCAACGGATCCGTTCCTCGGAGATGACACGCTGCAACAGGGGCCTTCCCCCCTTGAGCCCCAGAAAATAGCCTAAAACCCCACCCAAGACCGATCCAACACTACATATAGTCGCATAGCCAAGGGCCCATTGGGGGCGAATTAAGGAGAGGGCAATAAGCAATAAGTCCGGGGGGATAGGGAAGAAAGATGACTCGGCAAAGGCATTAAGGAAAAGGGCCAATACCCCATAAGGGGTATAGGCCCATGAGATAACCCAACTGATCCATCCCTCCAACGGTATACCCCTTTTTCCTTTGGTATATTAAGGGAGAGGGGGGTAAAAATCAACATGATTTTACCTTGAAAATGCCACGGAAAAAGGATTTCAGACCCTTCTCCAAAAAGGAACCAAGTCTCATTTTACAAAAAACTTCATCCCCCCTACGGAGAGGAATAACATGGCAATGATCTTAAACACCACATGGGTGGTTAAACCTATCCTAATACCATAATTATAGATTAAGGCTAACGAAAGGTCGGCCACCAGGAGGAAGCCCACAGTGCAGATGATCAGATTTATCACCGTCTCAATTAATCCACCCTTATATTTGCGCCGCGCATATAAA
The nucleotide sequence above comes from Deltaproteobacteria bacterium. Encoded proteins:
- a CDS encoding phosphomannomutase/phosphoglucomutase, which produces MNPKIFREYDIRGVVGEDLTEETVQELGRGCGSYFVHHGVKRITLGRDCRLSSDLFLDSLLKGLLASGMEVTDVGICPTPLLYFSIVHLGQEGGVMITGSHNPPEFNGFKICVGKDPIYGEELQRVREIIEKRDYIQGKGNLSTYDIIKDYHHHILANIKVGREVKVVVDAGNGTGGAVAVPIMRNLGCQVEAIYCEMDGRFPHHHPDPTVEEYLTDLITKVKDTGADLGIGYDGDADRIGVIDEGGKIIWGDKLMIIFARDIIQDRGGGTFIAEAKCSQTLYDEITRLGGQAIMWKTGHSLIKDKMKREGAVLAGEMSGHMFFADRYFGFDDAIYASCRLLEILGKTDKKISELLEGIPQTYVTPEIRVDCPDDVKFRIVERAKEDFRQKYSIIDVDGVRIKFPDGWGLLRASNTQPALVLRFEAFSRERLEEIKGMVETKVKELMGEVR
- a CDS encoding DedA family protein, producing the protein MEGWISWVISWAYTPYGVLALFLNAFAESSFFPIPPDLLLIALSLIRPQWALGYATICSVGSVLGGVLGYFLGLKGGRPLLQRVISEERIRWVERYYQKYDVWAVGIAGFTPIPYKVFTISAGVFVLDLKRFIFISLVSRSARFFAVGLMIFLFGETVKSYLTEYIDIFSIAFVVLLVLGFLAIRFFSKRMGQRRIQ